The Gammaproteobacteria bacterium nucleotide sequence ATCCAATAGCACATGAAAGCCCATCGGGCCGCAACCGAGGAGATGATTCAATGACTGGACTAGTCCGTTGCACTCAGCACACCGGGAAAGGATACAAAGGGCTGCTGCCCGTCCTGGTGGGTATTGTGTTGGGCTTGAGCCTGACCGGCGCAGCATCTGCCGAAGAGATGAACAAGAGCGAAAGCAGCGCCTGGCTTCCCAGCCTGATCACCGCGACGCCCCAGGAGGGATTCGCGCTGGCCGTGAAGCTCTCCCAAAAGGGGGTGGCAACCGTCCAGCCGGACAGCAGTGTTCGCAAGGCGTTGCGCGGTGCCTATGCACACGACCCGGACAGCCTGATTGCCACCACCCAGGTGATCGCCATTCACTTCCAGACCGTGGCGGCAGCCAATAATTACTGGAAGGAGCACTGAGACGTACCCGGGTAGCTGCAAGGGCGGCGTATCGACATCCGCCCCTCCTGGTCGGTGTAACCGACCGGCCTCAACAATTCCCCTTCCGGCAGACACCGCTGTCAACCAACGCTGGCGCCACTGAAACCGGCGCCAGCGTTGGTCTGCCTGTGTATTTCGCAGCGAGGCAACCTTCCAGCCCTTGCGACGATGGAATTCCGGTAACGATCCGCCCTGCCCTTCCGCATGCCGTTTCGGCTAGACTGCTGATTGCGATCCGCAGTACAGCAACGGCTTACCAAAACCTGCATTATCAAAGCCCAAGGAGCCACCATGCGATTCCTGCTCATCTTGACGCTGCTGCCGATGTTCGCCGGCGCCCAGACCGTGGAGGATGCGCCCTGGGGCAGCGGTAACATCCACGACATCGAATACGAGCCGCACAAGGTCGTCTACGACGTTGCGGTCGCCGATGCCGACGCCTTCGGGCGTGTGCTGGACCGCGCCAGCACCCTCAGCGCCGTCTACCATGCCGACCCGTTCCGGGCCTCTATCGTGCTGGTCCTGCATGGCGATGAGTTGCCCCTGTTCGATACCCGTAAATTCGCACAACACGAAGAGCTGATGCGGCGCGCCCAGAGTCTGACAGTCGGTGGCACCATTGAGCTGCGTATGTGCCGTCTCGCGGCCGCGGCCCACGGCATGCAGCCGCAACATATCCACGGCTTCGTACAGATCATACCCATGGCCGATGCGGA carries:
- a CDS encoding hexameric tyrosine-coordinated heme protein gives rise to the protein MNKSESSAWLPSLITATPQEGFALAVKLSQKGVATVQPDSSVRKALRGAYAHDPDSLIATTQVIAIHFQTVAAANNYWKEH